A single Desulfovibrio gilichinskyi DNA region contains:
- a CDS encoding (Fe-S)-binding protein yields the protein MSDVQKLAKQLMELDDQMVACMKCGMCQAVCPVFAETMQEADVTRGKIALLEKLAHELITDPDQVNEKLNRCLLCGSCAANCPSGVKIMDIFIKARVIVTTYKGLSSTKKLIFKGLLTRPKLFNFLTDMSAKFQGPFEKVADKAAGTSSCALLNPIIGERHFMPLSKRPFRKDYPSVDTPRGASGLKVAFFPGCVVDKMFPHVGHAVMDVLKYHGVGVFLPKGQSCCGIPTLASGDQESFVTLMKQNVQAFEDGTFDYLVTPCATCTSTIKETWLKMVDDEDPIFKEKVKDLADKAMDISAFLVDVVGVSLTAEQGSGDKVVTYHDPCHLAKSLKVTAQPRSLLKTNGKYEFKEMNEANRCCGSGGSFTLYHYDLSKSIGQRKAANVRAVGADVVTTSCPACMMQLGDMLSQSGGGIEVKHVIEIYADALKK from the coding sequence ATGTCTGACGTTCAAAAATTAGCTAAACAACTCATGGAGTTGGACGACCAGATGGTCGCCTGTATGAAGTGTGGTATGTGTCAGGCTGTTTGCCCTGTTTTTGCCGAAACCATGCAGGAAGCTGACGTAACACGTGGTAAGATTGCTCTTCTAGAGAAACTTGCACATGAATTGATTACTGACCCTGATCAGGTTAATGAAAAACTTAACAGATGTCTGCTTTGCGGATCATGCGCTGCGAACTGTCCAAGCGGTGTTAAGATCATGGACATCTTTATTAAAGCACGCGTTATTGTAACAACTTATAAAGGTTTGTCCTCAACTAAAAAGTTGATATTTAAAGGACTCTTGACCCGTCCTAAGTTGTTCAATTTCCTGACCGATATGAGCGCGAAGTTTCAGGGACCATTTGAAAAAGTTGCTGACAAAGCAGCCGGAACCTCGAGCTGTGCTCTTTTAAACCCTATTATCGGTGAGCGTCATTTTATGCCGCTTTCCAAGCGTCCTTTCAGAAAAGATTACCCAAGTGTTGATACACCACGCGGAGCCAGCGGCCTTAAGGTTGCTTTCTTCCCCGGATGTGTTGTTGATAAAATGTTCCCTCATGTGGGACATGCAGTAATGGACGTCCTCAAATATCATGGCGTTGGAGTTTTCCTGCCTAAAGGACAGTCCTGCTGCGGAATTCCTACTTTGGCTTCCGGAGATCAGGAATCTTTTGTGACGCTGATGAAGCAGAATGTTCAAGCTTTTGAAGACGGCACATTTGATTATCTCGTTACTCCATGCGCAACTTGTACTTCGACTATAAAAGAAACATGGCTTAAAATGGTAGACGATGAAGATCCTATTTTCAAAGAAAAAGTTAAGGATCTTGCTGATAAAGCTATGGATATAAGTGCGTTTTTAGTTGATGTTGTCGGAGTAAGCTTAACAGCAGAGCAGGGCAGTGGTGATAAAGTCGTGACATATCATGACCCTTGTCATCTTGCCAAATCTCTTAAAGTTACTGCTCAGCCACGTTCACTGCTTAAAACGAACGGCAAATATGAGTTTAAAGAAATGAACGAAGCCAATCGCTGTTGTGGTAGCGGTGGTAGTTTTACTCTTTATCATTACGACCTGTCTAAAAGCATTGGTCAGCGTAAAGCTGCAAATGTAAGAGCTGTCGGCGCAGACGTTGTCACAACTTCATGTCCTGCATGTATGATGCAGCTCGGTGATATGCTGTCGCAGTCCGGTGGTGGAATTGAAGTTAAGCATGTTATTGAAATTTATGCAGATGCATTGAAAAAATAG